Proteins co-encoded in one Vibrio fortis genomic window:
- the nspC gene encoding carboxynorspermidine decarboxylase yields MTFKKEELKTPYFMINEDKLIENLEKAKQLKEISGVKLVLALKCFSTWGVFDIIKPYLDGTTSSGPFEVKLGHETFGGETHAYSVGYSEDDVREVADICDKMIFNSQSQLAAYRHIVEGKASIGLRLNPGVSYAGQDLANPARQFSRLGVQADHIQPEVFEDIDGVMFHMNCENKDVDAFIGLLDSISEQFGEYLNKLDWVSMGGGVFFTWPGYDIEKLGLALKAFSEKHGVQMYLEPGEAIITKTTDLVVTVVDIVENVKKTAIVDSATEAHRLDTLIYDEPASILEASENGTHDYVIGSCSCLAGDQFCEASFDEPLEIGQRLHILDSAGYTMVKLNWFNGLRMPSVYCERSSGEVQKLNEFDYSDFKRSLSQWSVK; encoded by the coding sequence ATGACATTTAAGAAAGAAGAACTTAAAACCCCATACTTTATGATCAACGAAGATAAGTTGATTGAGAACCTAGAGAAAGCTAAACAGCTTAAAGAGATTTCAGGCGTTAAGCTTGTATTAGCCTTGAAGTGCTTCTCTACTTGGGGCGTATTCGACATCATTAAGCCTTATCTAGACGGCACGACAAGCTCTGGTCCGTTTGAAGTAAAGCTAGGTCATGAAACCTTTGGTGGTGAAACGCATGCATACAGCGTTGGTTACAGCGAAGATGATGTACGTGAAGTAGCAGATATTTGTGACAAGATGATCTTCAACTCACAGTCTCAGCTAGCAGCTTACCGACACATTGTTGAAGGCAAGGCATCGATTGGCCTGCGTCTTAATCCAGGAGTTAGCTATGCTGGTCAAGACTTGGCAAATCCAGCGCGTCAATTCTCTCGCCTAGGCGTTCAAGCTGACCATATCCAACCAGAAGTCTTTGAAGATATTGATGGTGTGATGTTCCACATGAACTGTGAGAACAAAGATGTGGATGCTTTTATTGGTCTACTTGACTCTATCTCTGAGCAGTTCGGTGAATACCTAAACAAGCTGGATTGGGTGAGTATGGGTGGTGGCGTATTCTTTACATGGCCGGGTTACGACATTGAAAAGCTCGGTTTGGCACTAAAAGCTTTCTCTGAAAAGCACGGTGTTCAAATGTACCTTGAGCCGGGTGAAGCGATCATCACTAAGACTACGGATCTTGTTGTGACCGTGGTTGATATCGTAGAGAACGTGAAGAAAACGGCGATTGTTGATTCAGCGACAGAAGCACACCGTTTAGATACTCTGATCTATGACGAGCCAGCATCGATTCTGGAAGCGTCGGAAAATGGCACGCATGACTACGTGATTGGTTCTTGTTCTTGCCTTGCTGGTGATCAGTTCTGTGAAGCAAGCTTTGATGAACCACTAGAGATTGGCCAACGTCTGCATATCTTAGATAGTGCTGGCTATACCATGGTGAAACTGAATTGGTTCAATGGCCTGCGTATGCCTTCTGTCTACTGTGAGCGCTCAAGTGGCGAAGTACAGAAGCTAAACGAATTCGATTATTCAGACTTTAAACGCTCACTGTCACAGTGGTCAGTAAAGTAG
- a CDS encoding Lcl C-terminal domain-containing protein: MKFNLYIGTIIVLFSTDLLAQTCVTNQPASHQDGQFIDRNDGTLLDVSTNLLWSKCNVGESYNIGTGKCDGTAAEYANWEDALIATQDSSLTTIAGQSNFRLPNIKELSSIVDYRCTMPAINLTYFPTTTNEPYWTNTPDAKQINVNYDGLVIDFGEALEVITAPSDVPSPLIRLVKEFN; encoded by the coding sequence ATGAAATTCAACTTGTACATCGGGACAATCATTGTCCTTTTTAGCACTGATTTGCTCGCTCAAACGTGTGTCACTAACCAACCAGCCTCTCACCAAGATGGCCAGTTTATTGACCGAAATGATGGCACGCTGTTAGACGTGAGTACAAATTTACTCTGGTCTAAATGCAACGTAGGTGAAAGTTATAATATAGGTACGGGCAAATGTGACGGTACTGCAGCAGAATATGCAAATTGGGAAGATGCGTTAATTGCGACGCAGGATTCGAGTTTAACGACAATCGCTGGTCAATCAAATTTTAGGTTACCGAATATAAAAGAATTAAGCTCAATCGTAGACTATCGCTGCACAATGCCAGCAATAAACCTGACTTACTTCCCTACAACGACTAATGAACCATATTGGACCAACACACCAGATGCCAAGCAAATAAATGTAAATTACGATGGGTTAGTCATCGATTTCGGGGAAGCGCTCGAAGTAATTACAGCTCCAAGCGACGTTCCTAGTCCGTTAATTCGCCTGGTAAAAGAGTTTAACTAA
- a CDS encoding DUF1566 domain-containing protein has translation MYKINTEWRSKACLVFSCTALLSGCQSGHESSESSTSSSSAINISIPETLSINEPTSGSSTEAVTVTLSEALTSDVNLTITTSNVTTRSAGDFRNYDPLSSSVVTIPAGSTTATLPLNVLHNNVFEGAKTLQYSITAPSSSSYTITNNQATVTINDANAQPTIGFSNNLSTVVEGDSVVQQMVLSNYSSQDVTITLVQTGIAASDDYTVDMASLNVTLSAETLTSDITFSAKDDDFNEGGESVIYTMTEVGNATIDSAKNTLAFYIPGQKNFNDTGYVTYYDGTAFDSTTPPASHPNQDADYGLDKADDIEHSDGEYGFRYTKYDADGNPLLPSATNWVCVKDEHTGLYIEEKEASRTLPTQSEIDDWIEKHKNDPDNNPYPSLWDDHSNSWRSSSYNYTWYDADTNTNGGYTGARNDLLYSQGTISSECAYINDGAGSHYCNTSSYISSLNSRSVCGITDWRLPSPVEARSFINFNVVPQPVTETTLFQNLGSRFFTNSTSVKQDGSARCIDTQTGKLQLCNKNIAGVTGIVAVSGGIE, from the coding sequence ATGTACAAAATTAACACGGAATGGCGTAGTAAAGCTTGTTTAGTATTCAGTTGTACCGCACTGCTTAGCGGATGCCAGAGTGGTCATGAAAGTAGTGAAAGCAGTACAAGTTCTTCTTCAGCGATCAACATATCAATTCCAGAAACTCTCAGTATCAATGAACCAACGTCAGGTTCAAGTACAGAAGCCGTCACGGTTACACTTTCAGAAGCGCTCACTAGCGACGTAAACCTAACGATTACGACTTCCAATGTCACCACTCGTTCTGCTGGTGACTTTAGAAATTATGACCCGCTAAGTAGCTCCGTGGTAACTATTCCGGCAGGCTCAACAACAGCCACACTGCCACTTAATGTTCTACACAATAACGTCTTTGAAGGCGCTAAGACGCTCCAATACTCGATTACAGCCCCTTCAAGTTCGTCGTACACCATTACCAACAACCAGGCGACTGTTACTATCAATGATGCCAATGCTCAACCAACTATCGGATTTAGCAACAACCTAAGTACCGTCGTTGAGGGTGACAGTGTGGTGCAACAAATGGTGCTAAGTAACTATTCGAGCCAAGATGTCACGATTACCTTGGTTCAAACCGGTATTGCGGCATCAGATGACTACACAGTTGATATGGCGAGCCTCAACGTTACGCTCTCTGCAGAAACCCTAACGTCAGACATTACTTTCTCAGCTAAGGATGATGACTTTAACGAAGGTGGTGAATCGGTCATCTACACCATGACTGAAGTCGGGAATGCAACGATAGACTCAGCAAAAAACACGCTAGCCTTCTATATTCCTGGCCAGAAGAATTTCAACGACACAGGCTACGTAACCTATTACGACGGAACTGCTTTTGATAGCACAACTCCACCAGCGAGTCATCCAAACCAAGATGCGGACTATGGTTTAGATAAAGCAGATGATATCGAGCACTCTGACGGCGAATATGGATTTCGTTACACAAAATATGATGCTGACGGAAATCCGCTGTTACCGAGTGCAACTAACTGGGTTTGTGTGAAAGATGAACATACTGGCTTATATATTGAAGAGAAAGAAGCATCTCGCACTCTACCAACCCAATCAGAAATCGATGACTGGATCGAAAAGCACAAGAACGACCCAGACAATAACCCATATCCAAGCCTGTGGGATGATCATTCAAACTCATGGCGTAGTTCATCCTACAATTACACTTGGTATGATGCAGATACCAATACAAATGGTGGGTATACAGGAGCTCGTAATGATCTTCTATATAGTCAAGGAACGATCTCATCAGAATGTGCATACATAAATGATGGGGCCGGCAGTCATTATTGCAACACGAGCAGCTATATCAGCAGTTTGAACAGCCGCTCTGTATGCGGTATCACCGATTGGCGCCTCCCTTCTCCAGTTGAGGCGCGTTCATTCATTAATTTCAATGTAGTTCCTCAACCAGTCACTGAGACTACGCTCTTCCAAAACCTTGGTTCCAGATTCTTTACTAACTCTACTTCGGTAAAACAAGATGGTAGTGCTCGATGTATTGATACACAAACAGGAAAACTACAACTTTGTAATAAAAACATCGCTGGCGTGACTGGTATTGTTGCAGTGAGTGGAGGAATTGAATAA
- a CDS encoding glycine cleavage system protein R, whose protein sequence is MNSTFIVNFIGKASPATIKQLAAVTHENGGKWLISKVNFIEDQVAGVIKIELPAINESTVKEAFSANIDLTVQFVDADHSPQVQDTIHHLRLDSNDRAGIVNEVTHVLDGQGITILDMDCHRVFIAGGGGVSSSLFTAKIAVKLPLELPIQDVANELETLSEDTRVMIES, encoded by the coding sequence ATGAATAGTACATTTATCGTTAACTTTATTGGTAAAGCATCGCCTGCAACCATTAAACAACTCGCTGCAGTCACTCATGAAAACGGTGGCAAATGGCTTATAAGTAAAGTGAACTTCATTGAGGACCAAGTTGCCGGAGTCATCAAAATAGAACTCCCTGCGATTAATGAGTCCACAGTTAAAGAAGCATTTAGTGCCAATATAGACCTAACTGTACAATTCGTTGATGCCGACCACTCTCCACAAGTACAAGATACTATCCATCACCTTCGTCTAGATTCGAATGATCGCGCTGGTATCGTCAATGAAGTCACGCATGTATTAGATGGACAAGGCATCACGATTCTGGATATGGATTGTCATCGAGTCTTCATCGCAGGAGGTGGAGGTGTCAGCTCCAGCCTATTTACCGCCAAAATTGCCGTAAAACTCCCACTAGAGCTACCAATCCAAGACGTAGCCAACGAACTTGAGACGCTGAGTGAAGATACACGCGTCATGATCGAGAGTTAA
- a CDS encoding DUF3943 domain-containing protein, with translation MAKSPLLAKVTAAFSLLMSANSVASQYDFDQPFNLSYADDCTQEYCVNENLYTYKPSINYALSESNEEYDFSIQQPKHLLMSEEKDWDYLMGQTYTILGLSVATVGLMTFLPESITKWDDDQRDLSKLGQKWKDNVSSGPVWDRDEHFLNYVMHPYFGGVYYTAARHAGYNEFESFMYSWTMSTFFWEYGVEAFAEIPSWQDLFITPFFGAVVGELMLEAEQDIVMTGGEVMGSKTMGDVSLFFLNPVGHIHYWVSDAWGGDAEVNLNTNPWWSNQDAAKFAYDAGAPYDSQFVGMNFKVTF, from the coding sequence GTGGCCAAATCACCGTTATTAGCAAAGGTTACTGCTGCATTTTCACTACTAATGTCAGCGAACTCGGTTGCAAGCCAGTACGATTTCGACCAACCATTCAACCTTTCATATGCGGATGATTGTACTCAAGAGTACTGCGTAAATGAAAACTTGTACACTTACAAGCCTAGTATCAATTACGCACTGAGCGAGTCAAACGAAGAGTACGATTTCTCAATCCAGCAACCAAAGCACCTTTTGATGAGTGAAGAGAAAGATTGGGATTACCTAATGGGCCAAACTTATACCATTCTCGGTCTAAGTGTTGCGACTGTAGGTTTAATGACATTTCTTCCTGAATCCATCACGAAGTGGGATGATGACCAACGTGACTTAAGTAAGCTTGGTCAAAAATGGAAAGACAACGTATCTAGTGGCCCAGTATGGGACCGCGATGAGCACTTCTTGAACTACGTAATGCACCCGTACTTTGGTGGTGTTTACTACACGGCAGCGCGACACGCTGGCTACAATGAGTTTGAATCTTTCATGTACTCTTGGACTATGTCGACTTTCTTCTGGGAATACGGTGTTGAAGCATTTGCAGAAATCCCATCTTGGCAAGACCTTTTCATCACACCATTCTTCGGTGCGGTTGTCGGTGAACTGATGTTAGAGGCCGAACAAGACATCGTTATGACTGGCGGTGAAGTAATGGGCTCAAAAACCATGGGTGATGTGTCTCTGTTCTTCTTGAACCCTGTTGGCCATATTCACTACTGGGTAAGTGATGCTTGGGGTGGCGATGCGGAAGTAAATCTGAACACTAACCCTTGGTGGAGTAACCAAGACGCGGCTAAGTTTGCATACGATGCTGGCGCGCCTTACGACTCTCAATTTGTGGGTATGAACTTCAAAGTGACCTTCTAA
- a CDS encoding CinA family nicotinamide mononucleotide deamidase-related protein, with product MTKIAMLSTGEEVLHGDIVDTNAAWMSAEFYQHGFVLAKRSTVGDQMSALVEELLMLSFNYDVVIVNGGLGPTTDDMSAAAAASAADQKLVLFPDWLQRMESMFAARGAKMPDSNLKQAMLPEHSQIVDNPVGTACGFKLKINDATFYFTPGVPSEFKKMVKDQILPDLARSYPEISAFECSRLYTFGLSESGISDILDQLKLPEGYELGYRSYLPFIEVKLFGPKSGLEVRVKLLQMVHKLLEGNVVSVDEPMVEHLGHLLSEKHKTLSVSEVSTKGALSAWLQSDENLENCFGHSWVMAESKGSEIDKSDPLAATLALAGATREKCSTDLALVTGKLEDKTFSVALSTPAGEWGQVFEFHRSYNREDSRTVIKTVAADMLRRHLENKPMFGQFTSLKRIKELFIPNAVL from the coding sequence ATGACCAAAATCGCAATGTTAAGTACAGGTGAAGAAGTTCTTCACGGAGACATTGTAGACACAAATGCCGCTTGGATGTCCGCTGAGTTTTATCAACATGGTTTCGTTTTGGCAAAGCGCTCTACTGTCGGTGACCAAATGAGTGCGCTGGTGGAAGAACTTTTGATGCTGAGCTTTAACTACGACGTGGTCATCGTTAATGGCGGTTTAGGGCCAACGACGGACGACATGAGTGCCGCAGCGGCTGCAAGTGCTGCTGATCAAAAGCTGGTTCTTTTCCCTGATTGGTTACAACGTATGGAGAGTATGTTTGCAGCTCGTGGCGCTAAGATGCCAGACAGTAACCTCAAACAAGCTATGCTGCCGGAACATTCACAAATCGTAGATAACCCTGTTGGTACCGCTTGTGGTTTCAAACTTAAAATCAACGATGCGACATTTTACTTTACTCCTGGTGTTCCGAGTGAGTTTAAAAAGATGGTTAAAGACCAAATTTTGCCTGACTTAGCTCGAAGCTATCCGGAAATCAGTGCCTTTGAGTGCAGCCGCCTCTACACCTTTGGCCTCTCTGAGTCGGGGATCTCCGATATTCTAGACCAGCTTAAACTGCCTGAAGGTTATGAATTAGGCTACCGCTCTTACTTGCCCTTTATTGAGGTAAAACTGTTTGGGCCTAAATCGGGTCTCGAGGTTCGCGTGAAGCTGCTTCAGATGGTGCATAAGCTGCTAGAAGGCAATGTTGTGAGTGTTGATGAGCCGATGGTTGAACATTTAGGGCACTTGTTGAGCGAGAAGCACAAAACCTTATCGGTATCAGAAGTATCGACCAAGGGCGCGCTGTCCGCATGGCTGCAGTCGGATGAAAACCTTGAAAATTGCTTTGGGCATTCTTGGGTAATGGCCGAGAGCAAAGGCAGTGAGATTGATAAGAGCGATCCTTTAGCGGCGACATTAGCTTTGGCAGGAGCAACAAGAGAGAAATGTTCCACGGACCTGGCTCTCGTCACTGGCAAACTTGAGGATAAAACCTTTAGTGTTGCACTATCGACGCCAGCAGGAGAGTGGGGGCAAGTGTTTGAGTTCCATCGTTCATATAACCGGGAAGACTCTAGAACGGTGATAAAAACAGTGGCCGCAGACATGCTTCGAAGACATCTAGAAAACAAACCGATGTTTGGCCAGTTCACCTCACTTAAACGCATTAAAGAGCTGTTCATTCCCAACGCTGTCTTATAA
- the yfaE gene encoding class I ribonucleotide reductase maintenance protein YfaE yields MPTLKINKLISIESNPSNTLLETMEQAGLEPEYNCRDGHCGACRCTLDSGEVEYVGFAMAYTQSNEILPCICKAKTELSLSNVIHRNKQKRA; encoded by the coding sequence ATGCCGACTCTCAAAATCAACAAACTCATCAGTATTGAGTCTAATCCTTCTAACACTTTGTTGGAGACCATGGAGCAAGCAGGCCTTGAGCCTGAATACAACTGCCGTGATGGTCACTGCGGCGCTTGTCGTTGCACGTTAGACTCAGGTGAAGTCGAGTATGTTGGTTTTGCTATGGCTTACACACAGAGCAACGAAATCTTGCCTTGTATTTGTAAGGCTAAGACAGAATTGTCGTTGAGTAATGTTATCCATCGCAATAAGCAAAAACGCGCTTAA
- the nrdB gene encoding class Ia ribonucleoside-diphosphate reductase subunit beta — protein sequence MAYSTFTQTKNDQLKEPMFLGQSVNVARYDQQKFEIFEKLIEKQLSFFWRPEEVDVSSDRIDYNKLPEHEKHIFISNLKYQTLLDSIQGRSPNVALLPLVSLPEVETWIETWSFSETIHSRSYTHIIRNIVNDPGVVFDDIVENEHILARAKDIAHYYDELIKLTSDYHRYGEGTHNINGEEIKVSLYELKKKLYLCLMSVNALEAIRFYVSFACSFAFAERELMEGNAKIIKLIARDEALHLTGTQHMINLLRNGQDDFSFMQIAEECKQECFDLFKDAAEQEKEWAEYLFKDGSMIGLNKDILCQYVEYITNIRMQAVGLGTAYPEATSNPIPWINAWLSSDNVQVAPQEAEISSYLVGQIDNEVSADDFEGFEL from the coding sequence ATGGCTTACAGTACTTTTACCCAAACAAAAAATGACCAACTAAAAGAACCTATGTTCCTTGGTCAATCTGTAAACGTAGCGCGTTACGACCAACAGAAATTTGAAATCTTCGAAAAGCTAATCGAGAAACAACTGTCTTTCTTCTGGCGTCCAGAAGAAGTTGACGTATCTAGCGACCGTATCGACTACAACAAGTTGCCAGAGCACGAGAAGCACATCTTCATTTCAAACCTGAAATACCAAACGCTTCTTGACTCAATTCAAGGCCGTAGCCCGAACGTAGCGCTTCTGCCATTAGTTTCTCTTCCAGAAGTAGAAACTTGGATTGAGACTTGGTCTTTCTCTGAAACGATTCACTCTCGTTCATACACGCACATCATCCGTAACATCGTGAATGACCCAGGCGTTGTATTTGACGACATCGTTGAAAACGAGCACATCTTAGCGCGTGCAAAAGACATCGCACACTATTACGATGAGCTAATCAAGCTGACGTCTGACTACCACCGCTACGGCGAAGGTACACACAACATCAACGGAGAAGAGATCAAAGTATCTCTATACGAGTTGAAGAAGAAACTGTACCTATGTCTGATGTCTGTAAATGCTCTGGAAGCTATCCGTTTCTACGTAAGTTTTGCATGTTCGTTTGCATTTGCAGAGCGCGAGCTAATGGAAGGTAATGCGAAAATCATCAAGCTAATCGCTCGTGATGAAGCACTGCACCTTACGGGTACTCAGCACATGATCAACTTGCTGCGTAACGGCCAAGATGACTTCTCATTCATGCAAATCGCTGAAGAGTGTAAGCAAGAGTGTTTCGACCTATTTAAAGATGCGGCTGAGCAAGAGAAAGAGTGGGCAGAATATCTGTTCAAAGATGGCTCTATGATCGGTCTAAATAAAGACATCCTGTGCCAATACGTTGAGTACATTACCAACATCCGTATGCAAGCGGTGGGTCTAGGTACTGCTTACCCAGAAGCAACGTCTAACCCTATTCCGTGGATCAACGCTTGGTTGTCTTCAGATAACGTTCAAGTTGCACCGCAAGAAGCAGAAATTTCATCTTACCTAGTTGGTCAAATCGACAACGAAGTAAGTGCTGACGACTTCGAAGGTTTTGAACTGTAA